One part of the Nitrospirota bacterium genome encodes these proteins:
- a CDS encoding transposase produces MPRIPRGQMPGLTYHVLNRGNGRATLFHKDADYRAFCDLLDAAKMKFPVRVLGFCVMPNHFHLVVQPQTPSAFSTMMQWSLTSHLRRYHRHYHSSGHLWQGRFKSFPIQQDEHLLTVLHYVLLNPVRAGLVTQAAQ; encoded by the coding sequence ATGCCTCGTATCCCCCGCGGGCAGATGCCCGGCCTCACCTATCACGTTCTCAATCGCGGCAACGGTCGCGCCACACTCTTCCACAAGGATGCCGACTACCGCGCCTTCTGTGATCTGCTCGACGCCGCCAAAATGAAGTTCCCCGTACGGGTGCTCGGCTTTTGTGTAATGCCGAATCATTTCCACCTCGTGGTGCAACCTCAGACCCCATCCGCCTTCAGTACCATGATGCAGTGGTCGCTCACCAGCCATCTCCGCCGCTACCATCGGCACTACCACAGCAGCGGCCATCTCTGGCAGGGCCGGTTCAAGAGCTTTCCCATTCAACAAGACGAGCACCTCCTCACCGTGCTCCACTACGTGCTGCTCAACCCGGTACGAGCCGGCCTCGTGACGCAGGCCGCACAGTAG
- a CDS encoding IS110 family transposase: MEPGACFVGIDVSKATLDVAVWPAATPWTEANTETGITTLVARLQSLRPALIVLEAKGGLELPLAGALGAAQLAVAVVNPRQVRDFAKATGQLAKTDRLDAAILAQFGHAVRPAPRALPDALTQELSAVVARRRQVVEMLVAEKNRLSAAPPPVRPEIRRHIRFLESALARLDDTLADTIQRSPLWRANDQLLRSTPGIGPTMARTLLAELPELGTLDRKQVAALVGVAPLNRDSGTLRGKRTVWGGRAQIRAPLFMCTLVAVRHNPVLKAFYQHLRAAGKAPKVALVACMRKLLTILNAMLKHRTPWRTSHA, translated from the coding sequence ATGGAACCAGGGGCATGCTTTGTCGGAATTGATGTGTCGAAAGCCACGTTGGACGTCGCGGTGTGGCCAGCCGCCACCCCCTGGACCGAGGCGAATACCGAGACCGGCATCACCACACTCGTCGCGCGCCTCCAGAGTCTGCGGCCTGCCCTGATCGTGCTCGAAGCGAAAGGCGGTTTGGAACTGCCGTTGGCGGGCGCGCTGGGAGCCGCGCAGCTCGCCGTGGCGGTCGTGAACCCCCGACAGGTCCGCGACTTTGCCAAAGCCACCGGGCAGTTGGCCAAGACCGATCGCTTGGACGCGGCCATCTTGGCCCAGTTTGGGCACGCCGTGCGGCCTGCGCCGCGTGCCCTGCCCGACGCGCTCACCCAGGAGCTCAGTGCCGTGGTGGCCCGCCGGCGCCAGGTCGTGGAGATGCTCGTCGCGGAAAAGAACCGCCTCAGCGCCGCCCCGCCACCCGTGCGCCCCGAGATCCGTCGGCACATCCGGTTCCTGGAATCCGCCCTCGCGCGGCTGGATGACACCTTGGCCGACACCATTCAGCGGAGTCCGCTGTGGCGGGCCAACGATCAGCTGCTGCGAAGCACCCCGGGCATCGGCCCGACGATGGCGCGCACGCTGCTCGCGGAACTGCCGGAACTGGGCACCCTCGATCGCAAACAGGTCGCGGCCCTGGTCGGCGTCGCCCCGCTCAACCGCGATAGCGGCACCCTGCGCGGCAAACGCACGGTGTGGGGCGGCCGGGCTCAGATCCGTGCGCCGTTGTTCATGTGTACCTTGGTCGCGGTGCGGCACAATCCCGTCCTCAAAGCCTTCTATCAACACCTGCGCGCCGCCGGTAAAGCCCCCAAGGTCGCGCTCGTCGCCTGTATGCGCAAACTGCTCACCATCCTCAATGCCATGCTCAAACATCGCACCCCGTGGCGGACCAGTCATGCCTAA
- a CDS encoding Ig-like domain-containing protein — MDDPANNSEVDVLPPYTWTFQVPPNYVGPLTISAIGRVLGQKTGAAPEAEVTIQVLVPANVTLQALRVREDQRRIHPAVGEKRKLYVYGQFSDGVERLVSSTNSGTQYEVVNPSIASVDTEGLITVLAPGTTAVKIKNGDKQLQIEVKARPAQ; from the coding sequence GTGGACGATCCGGCCAACAATTCGGAGGTCGACGTCCTGCCGCCGTACACCTGGACCTTTCAAGTCCCGCCCAACTACGTCGGCCCCCTCACCATTTCAGCAATCGGACGCGTGCTGGGTCAGAAGACCGGTGCGGCGCCTGAAGCGGAGGTGACAATTCAAGTCTTGGTACCAGCCAACGTGACTTTACAGGCCCTCCGGGTACGTGAGGATCAACGCAGAATCCATCCGGCAGTTGGAGAGAAGCGAAAGCTATACGTTTATGGCCAATTCTCCGATGGGGTGGAGCGTCTCGTCTCGTCGACGAATAGCGGGACTCAATACGAGGTGGTCAACCCCAGCATTGCCTCGGTGGACACCGAAGGACTCATCACCGTACTCGCTCCCGGAACCACGGCGGTCAAGATCAAGAATGGCGACAAGCAGCTACAAATTGAAGTTAAAGCCCGGCCCGCACAGTGA
- a CDS encoding transposase, with product MPRIPRGQQPGLAYHVLNRGNGRATLFHKDADYRAFCDLLYAAKKKVPVEVLGFCVMPNHFHLVVQPKTPSALSALMQWWLTSHVRRYHRHYHSSGHVWQGRFKSFPIQQDDHLLTVIRYVLLNPVRAGLVTRAAQWLWSSLNPAYPPDPWPLVPPDDWALRWLASPLPEEDLTQVRTCVNRQAPFGAPDWIARMATALGLHSTLRARGRPHKPSPEK from the coding sequence ATGCCTCGCATCCCCCGTGGGCAGCAACCCGGCCTTGCCTATCATGTCCTCAATCGCGGCAACGGTCGGGCCACCCTCTTCCACAAGGACGCCGACTACCGCGCGTTCTGTGATCTGCTCTACGCCGCCAAAAAGAAGGTCCCGGTGGAAGTCCTCGGCTTTTGTGTGATGCCCAATCACTTCCACCTCGTGGTGCAACCCAAGACGCCGTCGGCACTGAGTGCGCTGATGCAATGGTGGCTCACCAGCCATGTCCGTCGCTACCATCGGCACTACCACAGTAGCGGGCATGTCTGGCAAGGCCGGTTCAAGAGCTTTCCGATCCAGCAAGACGACCACTTACTCACGGTCATCCGCTACGTGCTGCTCAACCCGGTTCGGGCGGGCCTGGTCACGCGTGCCGCGCAGTGGCTTTGGTCCAGCCTCAACCCCGCGTATCCGCCCGATCCGTGGCCGCTGGTCCCGCCCGATGACTGGGCCCTCCGCTGGCTCGCCAGTCCGTTGCCCGAGGAGGACCTCACGCAGGTGCGCACCTGCGTGAATCGCCAAGCCCCGTTCGGTGCGCCCGACTGGATCGCGCGCATGGCCACCGCCCTCGGCCTGCACTCGACGCTCCGCGCTCGCGGTCGCCCTCATAAACCCTCCCCAGAAAAGTAG